One genomic region from Curtobacterium sp. 9128 encodes:
- a CDS encoding HPr family phosphocarrier protein yields the protein MSEATRTVTVASGSGLHARPASLFVQTVTASGHQVTIAKGDKSANAGSILGLLGLGVENGDEVTLTVSGDDAETTADSLVEFLKTDHDAA from the coding sequence TGTCCGAAGCCACCCGCACCGTCACCGTCGCCAGCGGATCCGGTCTGCACGCCCGTCCCGCGTCGCTCTTCGTCCAGACCGTCACCGCGTCGGGTCACCAGGTCACGATCGCCAAGGGCGACAAGTCCGCGAACGCCGGCAGCATCCTCGGGCTCCTCGGGCTCGGCGTCGAGAACGGCGACGAGGTCACGCTCACCGTGTCCGGCGACGACGCCGAGACGACTGCGGACAGCCTGGTCGAGTTCCTGAAGACGGACCACGACGCGGCCTGA
- a CDS encoding exodeoxyribonuclease III, with product MTRLRLASVNVNGVRAAFRKGMGDWLDGRGVDVLALQEVRASTDDLTALLGDGWDIVHDPASAKGRAGVAIASRHTAHIHRVELGPSEFDSAGRWLEADYEIDGTLVTVVSTYVHSGEVGTEKQDEKWKFLDAMTERLPELREHNPLAVVVGDLNVGHDERDIKNWKGNVKRAGFLPRERAYFSRFFGADGEQVEGADGSTGTGLGWVDVGRDQAGDVDGPYTWWSWRGQAFDNDTGWRIDYQMATPDLAAKVSSYTVDRAAAYDQRWSDHAPVVVDYEL from the coding sequence ATGACACGCCTGCGCCTCGCATCCGTCAACGTGAACGGCGTCCGCGCCGCGTTCCGCAAGGGCATGGGCGACTGGCTCGACGGGCGGGGCGTCGACGTCCTCGCCCTGCAGGAAGTCCGCGCATCGACCGACGACCTCACCGCGCTCCTCGGCGACGGGTGGGACATCGTGCACGACCCCGCCTCGGCGAAGGGCCGCGCGGGCGTCGCGATCGCGTCACGGCACACGGCGCACATCCACCGCGTCGAGCTCGGACCGTCGGAGTTCGACTCCGCCGGTCGCTGGCTCGAAGCCGACTACGAGATCGACGGCACCCTCGTGACCGTCGTGTCGACGTACGTGCACTCGGGCGAGGTCGGCACCGAGAAGCAGGACGAGAAGTGGAAGTTCCTCGACGCGATGACCGAGCGACTGCCGGAACTCCGCGAGCACAACCCGCTCGCGGTCGTCGTCGGTGACCTCAACGTCGGTCACGACGAGCGCGACATCAAGAACTGGAAGGGCAACGTCAAGCGTGCCGGCTTCCTGCCCAGGGAGCGCGCGTACTTCAGCCGCTTCTTCGGCGCCGACGGCGAGCAGGTCGAGGGCGCTGACGGATCGACGGGCACCGGCCTCGGCTGGGTCGACGTCGGTCGTGACCAGGCCGGCGACGTCGACGGTCCGTACACGTGGTGGTCCTGGCGCGGTCAGGCCTTCGACAACGACACCGGGTGGCGCATCGACTACCAGATGGCCACGCCCGACCTCGCCGCGAAGGTGAGCTCCTACACGGTCGACCGCGCCGCGGCGTACGACCAGCGATGGTCCGACCACGCCCCCGTGGTCGTCGACTACGAGCTCTGA
- the trpS gene encoding tryptophan--tRNA ligase: protein MTTTRIFSGIQPSAGSLHLGNYIGALMQWRDLQDDHDAIYCVVDMHAITSPQDPAELRASTRATAAQYIASGIDPSKSTLFVQSHVPAHAELAWVLNTLTGFGEASRMTQFKDKSARQGTEAASVGLFTYPVLMAADILLYDTAVVPVGDDQRQHVELTRDLANRFNSRFGDTFVVPKAQIGTESARIYDLQDPTSKMSKSAASDNGLIRLLDDPKRTAKKIKSAVTDTEREIRADRAAKPGVTNLLAILSAFTRTPVAELESSFAGRGYGDLKGEVADAVVAELEPVRARTLELLDDPAELDRLLAVGAERAESIADATLARVYDRIGFVPRVRR, encoded by the coding sequence ATGACCACGACCCGCATCTTCTCGGGTATCCAGCCGTCCGCCGGCTCGCTGCACCTCGGCAACTACATCGGCGCCCTCATGCAGTGGAGGGACCTGCAGGACGACCACGACGCGATCTACTGCGTCGTCGACATGCACGCCATCACGAGCCCGCAGGACCCGGCCGAGCTCCGCGCGAGCACCCGTGCCACCGCTGCGCAGTACATCGCATCGGGCATCGACCCGTCGAAATCGACCCTCTTCGTGCAGTCCCACGTGCCCGCGCACGCCGAGCTCGCGTGGGTGCTGAACACCCTCACGGGCTTCGGTGAGGCGAGCCGCATGACCCAGTTCAAGGACAAGTCGGCGCGCCAGGGGACCGAGGCAGCGTCGGTGGGGCTCTTCACCTACCCCGTCCTGATGGCCGCGGACATCCTGCTCTACGACACCGCCGTGGTGCCGGTCGGTGACGACCAGCGGCAGCACGTCGAGCTGACCCGCGACCTGGCGAACCGGTTCAACTCGCGGTTCGGCGACACCTTCGTGGTACCGAAGGCACAGATCGGCACCGAGTCGGCCCGCATCTACGACCTGCAGGACCCGACGAGCAAGATGAGCAAGTCGGCCGCGTCGGACAACGGTCTCATCCGCCTGCTCGACGACCCGAAGCGCACGGCCAAGAAGATCAAGTCCGCGGTGACCGACACCGAACGCGAGATCCGGGCCGACCGTGCCGCCAAGCCGGGTGTCACGAACCTGCTCGCGATCCTGTCGGCGTTCACGCGCACCCCGGTCGCCGAGCTCGAGTCGTCGTTCGCCGGACGGGGCTACGGCGACCTGAAGGGCGAGGTCGCGGACGCGGTGGTCGCCGAGCTCGAACCGGTGCGCGCCCGCACGCTCGAGCTCCTCGACGACCCGGCGGAGCTCGACCGCCTGCTCGCCGTCGGCGCCGAGCGTGCCGAGTCCATCGCCGATGCGACCCTGGCGCGCGTGTACGACCGCATCGGCTTCGTCCCGCGCGTCCGGCGCTGA
- a CDS encoding GNAT family N-acetyltransferase has protein sequence MFPVTLASERVRLDLPTRADTVAITEACQDPDVIRWTTIPTPYRPQDANAFIDALVGPGWASDREYTWAIRQPGSTWLVGVISYRTQRRDLGFWLAPSARGHGLVHEAVTLVVDWAFDRGAPDVYWECYEGNVASASVARRAGFSYTGTGDAVIPNRDGTPASAWKGLRRADGTPASDLAWPAESFAAAR, from the coding sequence GTGTTCCCCGTCACGCTGGCGTCCGAGCGCGTCCGGCTCGACCTCCCCACCCGGGCGGACACCGTCGCGATCACCGAGGCGTGCCAGGACCCGGACGTCATCCGCTGGACGACGATCCCCACGCCGTACCGGCCGCAGGACGCGAACGCCTTCATCGACGCGCTCGTGGGGCCGGGGTGGGCGTCCGACCGCGAGTACACGTGGGCGATCCGGCAGCCGGGCTCCACCTGGCTCGTCGGCGTCATCTCGTACCGCACCCAGCGCCGCGACCTCGGCTTCTGGCTCGCCCCGTCCGCGCGCGGCCACGGACTCGTGCACGAAGCGGTCACGCTCGTCGTGGACTGGGCGTTCGACCGAGGCGCCCCCGACGTGTACTGGGAGTGCTACGAGGGCAACGTGGCATCGGCGAGCGTCGCACGGCGTGCCGGTTTCTCGTACACGGGTACCGGCGACGCCGTGATCCCGAACCGCGACGGCACGCCCGCCTCGGCCTGGAAGGGGCTCCGTCGCGCGGACGGCACGCCCGCGTCCGACCTCGCCTGGCCCGCCGAGTCGTTCGCGGCCGCCCGGTAG
- the ribD gene encoding bifunctional diaminohydroxyphosphoribosylaminopyrimidine deaminase/5-amino-6-(5-phosphoribosylamino)uracil reductase RibD, whose amino-acid sequence MRRGLELAALGPVLGDHARVGAVVLSPAGEVLAEGWHKGAGTPHAEVDAMAKLRPEQLRGATIVVTLEPCNHTGRTGPCSVALIEAGVGRVVYAIDDPGADVHGGADRLRAAGVDVVSGVLADEASAFLERWLASVRRGRPWVTVKWASSLDGRAAAADGTSKWITGAAARQHVHEQRASHDAIVVGTGTVLADDASLTARGDAGELLADQPLAVVLGDRPVPADAAVRRHPRGFVQLPGHDLDAALRALGDRGVRTVFVEGGPTVASAFIAAGLADEYLVYVAPVLLGGPRVALGDVGVGSMNERLRLDVLSTTSLGPDLLVRARPSGRDPERRRHDDHTNDGARNDRSTP is encoded by the coding sequence ATGCGCCGCGGGCTCGAACTGGCAGCGCTCGGCCCCGTGCTCGGCGACCACGCCCGGGTGGGCGCCGTCGTGCTCTCCCCCGCCGGCGAGGTGCTCGCAGAGGGCTGGCACAAGGGTGCCGGGACGCCGCACGCCGAGGTCGACGCGATGGCGAAGCTCCGACCCGAGCAGCTCCGCGGGGCGACCATCGTCGTGACGCTCGAGCCGTGCAACCACACCGGACGGACCGGCCCGTGCTCCGTGGCGCTGATCGAGGCCGGCGTGGGGCGCGTCGTGTACGCGATCGACGACCCCGGAGCGGACGTGCACGGCGGTGCCGACCGGCTGCGAGCCGCCGGTGTCGACGTCGTGTCGGGCGTCCTGGCGGACGAGGCCTCCGCGTTCCTCGAACGCTGGCTCGCATCGGTCCGCCGGGGACGCCCGTGGGTGACCGTGAAGTGGGCGTCGAGTCTGGACGGCCGGGCAGCAGCAGCCGACGGCACGAGCAAGTGGATCACGGGAGCGGCCGCCCGCCAGCACGTGCACGAGCAGCGCGCCTCGCACGACGCGATCGTCGTCGGGACGGGCACCGTGCTCGCCGACGACGCGTCCCTGACGGCACGCGGCGACGCCGGCGAACTCCTCGCCGACCAGCCCCTCGCGGTCGTCCTCGGCGACCGCCCCGTCCCCGCTGACGCCGCCGTCCGACGCCACCCCCGCGGCTTCGTGCAGCTGCCAGGACACGACCTCGATGCGGCGCTCCGTGCGCTCGGCGACCGTGGTGTCCGCACGGTCTTCGTCGAGGGCGGCCCGACCGTCGCGTCGGCCTTCATCGCCGCCGGACTCGCCGACGAGTACCTCGTCTACGTCGCGCCGGTCCTGCTCGGCGGCCCCCGTGTTGCGCTCGGTGACGTCGGTGTGGGAAGCATGAACGAACGTCTGCGGTTGGACGTACTATCGACAACCAGCCTCGGCCCTGACCTGCTGGTGCGTGCACGTCCGTCCGGTCGCGACCCTGAGCGACGCCGCCACGACGACCACACGAACGACGGGGCCCGTAACGACCGGAGTACCCCATGA
- a CDS encoding MFS transporter, with the protein MSATSAAPAPAPATNPRSRVVVASLIGTSIEFYDFYVYATAAVLVFPTLFFPNEDPTASQLSSFVTFALAFFARPVGSIIFGHFGDRIGRKTTLVASLLVMGTATFLIGCLPTFDSIGIWAPVLLAVMRFAQGVGLGGEWSGAALLATENAPKGKRGVFGSMPQLGAPIGFLLANGLFIAINAAMPAGADGTPNPDFQAWGWRLPFLLSAVLVLVGLYVRFRLVESTVFRGVQESGTVAKVPLGRVFRTSWRALIVGTLGMVATYVLFYFMTTFTLSYGTTGSTASALVPKVGLGYSRGEFLTLLMIGVVFFGIFTPIAGLLADKFGRRKTLIPTTIGIALFGLTFQFWFAASTGPITVVTFLIVGLSLMGLTFGPMGALLPELFPTNVRYTGSAIAYNVASILGASLAPTIALALWKPDGNIFLVGLYLTIAAVVTLVALLFIRETKGGDFGDGDAPRVHADPTASDGHVHTSGSLAP; encoded by the coding sequence ATGTCCGCCACATCGGCAGCACCAGCACCAGCACCCGCCACGAACCCGCGTTCCCGCGTCGTCGTCGCGAGCCTCATCGGCACGTCCATCGAGTTCTACGACTTCTACGTCTACGCCACCGCCGCGGTCCTCGTCTTCCCGACCCTGTTCTTCCCGAACGAAGACCCCACCGCGTCGCAGCTGTCGTCGTTCGTGACGTTCGCGCTCGCGTTCTTCGCGCGTCCCGTCGGCTCGATCATCTTCGGCCACTTCGGTGACCGCATCGGCCGGAAGACCACCCTCGTCGCATCGTTGCTCGTGATGGGCACGGCGACGTTCCTGATCGGCTGCCTGCCGACGTTCGACTCGATCGGCATCTGGGCACCGGTCCTCCTCGCCGTGATGCGCTTCGCACAGGGTGTCGGCCTCGGTGGCGAGTGGTCCGGTGCGGCCCTGCTCGCGACCGAGAACGCCCCGAAGGGCAAGCGCGGCGTCTTCGGCTCGATGCCGCAGCTCGGCGCCCCGATCGGCTTCCTGCTCGCCAACGGCCTGTTCATCGCGATCAACGCCGCGATGCCCGCCGGCGCCGACGGAACCCCGAACCCCGACTTCCAGGCATGGGGCTGGCGTCTGCCGTTCCTGCTGTCGGCCGTGCTGGTGCTCGTCGGGCTGTACGTCCGCTTCCGGCTGGTCGAGTCGACGGTCTTCCGCGGCGTGCAGGAGTCCGGCACGGTCGCGAAGGTCCCGCTGGGCCGAGTGTTCCGCACCTCGTGGCGCGCACTCATCGTCGGCACGCTCGGCATGGTCGCCACCTACGTGCTCTTCTACTTCATGACGACCTTCACGCTGTCCTACGGCACCACCGGGTCGACCGCCTCGGCACTCGTCCCGAAGGTCGGCCTCGGCTACTCGCGCGGCGAGTTCCTGACGCTGCTGATGATCGGCGTGGTGTTCTTCGGCATCTTCACGCCGATCGCCGGGCTCCTCGCCGACAAGTTCGGCCGTCGGAAGACCCTCATCCCGACCACCATCGGCATCGCGCTCTTCGGTCTGACGTTCCAGTTCTGGTTCGCCGCCTCGACCGGCCCGATCACCGTCGTCACCTTCCTCATCGTCGGCCTGTCGCTGATGGGGCTGACGTTCGGCCCGATGGGCGCACTGCTCCCCGAGCTGTTCCCGACAAACGTCCGCTACACGGGTTCGGCGATCGCGTACAACGTCGCGTCGATCCTGGGCGCATCGCTCGCACCGACCATCGCGCTCGCGCTGTGGAAGCCCGACGGCAACATCTTCCTCGTCGGGCTGTACCTGACCATCGCAGCGGTCGTCACGCTCGTCGCGCTGCTCTTCATCCGCGAGACGAAGGGCGGGGACTTCGGCGACGGGGACGCACCGCGCGTCCACGCCGACCCGACCGCCTCGGACGGGCACGTGCACACGTCCGGCAGCCTCGCGCCGTAG
- a CDS encoding ABC transporter ATP-binding protein, giving the protein MSSPFARPKKTDGPRATFGRLLSYLFENKPAMVVIIVLSILGAGASLAQPLLVNQVVTAVQHGNTLSMLVWALVVLVIVAGVLNGVQHFLLQSAGEGVVLSTRRKLIARILNLPISEFDTRRTGDLVSRVGSDTTLLRAVLTQGLIESIGGMLTFIGAIIAMAIIDPLLLGITVAIVIVAIVVVGGLSRRIRIASKRAQEKVGDLTAAVERGIGAVRTIRAAGATEREVHEVDGHATEAYKRGLDIAKMSAFVVPVASIVMQVAFIAVLGVGGAQVAAGTITIATLITFILLLFMMIMPLGQAMGAAVAVAQALGALGRIEEILHLPTEDQDDAAVHPAAAIATDDAITFEHVSFRYARSADASGPDGAEAANGQPGGPDRRRDVADDEQAVLHGVSFRVPRGSRVALVGPSGAGKSTTLALIERFYDPTEGVIRLGGIDVRGLDRDELRAQIGYVEQDAPVLAGTIRANLLLGSPNASEDDCVRVLEAVNLGDVLHRDPRGLDAQVGEDGVMLSGGERQRLAIARALLAAPPILLLDESTSSLDGVNEQKMRLAIDAVAEDRTLLVIAHRLSTVVDSDVIVVLEHGRVVGVGTHSELVESTPLYRDLAKHQLLV; this is encoded by the coding sequence ATGAGCTCCCCCTTCGCCCGCCCGAAGAAGACCGACGGACCCCGCGCCACCTTCGGCCGCCTGCTGTCCTACCTGTTCGAGAACAAGCCCGCGATGGTCGTGATCATCGTGCTGAGCATCCTCGGCGCCGGGGCGTCACTCGCCCAGCCGTTGCTCGTGAACCAGGTCGTCACCGCGGTCCAGCACGGCAACACGCTGAGCATGCTCGTGTGGGCGCTCGTCGTGCTGGTGATCGTCGCCGGTGTACTCAACGGCGTCCAGCACTTCCTGCTGCAGAGCGCGGGTGAAGGCGTCGTCCTCTCGACCCGTCGCAAGCTGATCGCCCGCATCCTCAACCTGCCGATCTCCGAGTTCGACACCCGGCGCACCGGCGACCTCGTGTCCCGCGTCGGCAGCGACACGACCCTGCTCCGAGCGGTCCTCACGCAGGGACTCATCGAGTCCATCGGCGGGATGCTCACCTTCATCGGGGCGATCATCGCGATGGCGATCATCGACCCGCTGCTGCTCGGCATCACCGTCGCGATCGTCATCGTCGCGATCGTCGTGGTCGGTGGGCTGAGCCGCCGCATCCGCATCGCGTCGAAGCGCGCGCAGGAGAAGGTCGGCGACCTCACCGCCGCGGTCGAACGCGGCATCGGCGCCGTCCGGACCATCCGCGCCGCCGGCGCCACCGAGCGCGAGGTGCACGAGGTCGACGGCCACGCGACCGAGGCGTACAAGCGCGGCCTCGACATCGCGAAGATGTCCGCGTTCGTCGTGCCCGTCGCGAGCATCGTGATGCAGGTCGCGTTCATCGCCGTGCTCGGCGTCGGAGGCGCGCAGGTCGCCGCGGGGACGATCACGATCGCCACGCTGATCACGTTCATCCTGCTGCTCTTCATGATGATCATGCCGCTCGGCCAGGCGATGGGGGCAGCGGTCGCCGTCGCGCAGGCACTCGGCGCGCTCGGCCGGATCGAGGAGATCCTCCACCTGCCGACGGAGGACCAGGACGACGCCGCGGTACACCCCGCCGCCGCCATCGCGACCGACGACGCCATCACCTTCGAGCACGTGTCGTTCCGGTACGCCCGCTCCGCGGACGCGTCCGGTCCCGACGGCGCAGAAGCCGCCAACGGCCAGCCGGGAGGCCCGGATCGCCGCCGCGACGTCGCCGACGACGAGCAGGCGGTCCTGCACGGCGTGTCGTTCCGCGTGCCGCGCGGGTCGCGTGTCGCCCTCGTGGGCCCGTCCGGCGCCGGGAAGTCGACGACCCTGGCGCTGATCGAGCGCTTCTACGACCCGACCGAGGGCGTCATCCGTCTCGGCGGGATCGACGTCCGCGGGCTCGACCGCGACGAACTCCGCGCACAGATCGGGTACGTCGAACAGGACGCCCCCGTGCTCGCCGGCACCATCCGGGCGAATCTGCTGCTCGGGTCGCCGAACGCCAGCGAGGACGACTGCGTCCGTGTCCTCGAGGCCGTCAACCTCGGCGACGTGCTGCACCGCGACCCCCGTGGGCTCGACGCGCAGGTCGGCGAGGACGGCGTGATGCTCTCCGGTGGTGAGCGCCAGCGTCTGGCGATCGCCCGTGCGCTGCTCGCCGCTCCCCCGATCCTGTTGCTCGACGAGTCCACGTCGTCGCTCGACGGCGTGAACGAGCAGAAGATGCGCCTGGCGATCGACGCCGTCGCCGAGGACCGCACGCTGCTCGTCATCGCGCACCGCCTGTCCACCGTGGTCGACTCCGACGTCATCGTCGTGCTCGAGCACGGACGGGTCGTCGGGGTCGGGACGCACTCGGAGCTGGTCGAGTCCACGCCGCTGTACCGCGACCTGGCGAAGCACCAGCTCCTGGTCTGA
- a CDS encoding isochorismatase family protein — MTRALLVVDVQNDFTEGGALGVVGGAEVAARITAFLGRHADEYDLIVGSRDWHHGDDDNGGHFAVGGEPDFETTWPVHCVAGTPGADYHSELDTAPIDVHVVKGQGAPAYSAFEGTTESGEDLTDLLYDRKVHAIDIVGIATDHCVRATALDGVHAGLDVGVYTDLVVGVDPARSEAALAEIAAAGGHVEPSDMDEGLANPGGAQL; from the coding sequence ATGACCAGGGCTCTCCTCGTGGTGGACGTGCAGAACGACTTCACCGAGGGCGGCGCGCTCGGCGTCGTCGGCGGTGCGGAGGTCGCCGCACGCATCACGGCGTTCCTCGGCCGGCACGCCGACGAGTACGACCTCATCGTCGGGTCGCGCGACTGGCACCACGGGGACGACGACAACGGCGGCCACTTCGCGGTGGGCGGCGAGCCCGACTTCGAGACGACCTGGCCGGTGCACTGCGTCGCCGGGACGCCGGGTGCCGACTACCACTCGGAACTCGACACCGCACCCATCGACGTCCACGTCGTGAAGGGGCAGGGAGCGCCCGCGTACTCAGCGTTCGAGGGCACGACCGAGTCCGGCGAGGACCTCACCGACCTGCTCTACGACCGCAAGGTGCACGCCATCGACATCGTCGGCATCGCGACCGACCACTGCGTCCGGGCCACCGCCCTCGACGGTGTCCACGCGGGCCTCGACGTCGGTGTCTACACCGACCTCGTCGTCGGCGTGGACCCGGCGCGCAGCGAGGCGGCACTCGCGGAGATCGCGGCCGCCGGCGGTCACGTCGAACCCAGCGACATGGACGAGGGGCTCGCGAACCCCGGAGGCGCGCAGCTCTGA
- the dacB gene encoding D-alanyl-D-alanine carboxypeptidase/D-alanyl-D-alanine-endopeptidase encodes MSEHESVPDRLRGVFTAIRGSIAQKPLPWAIGGLAAVLVLGSGGAVAVAAATAPTGSASRAPSAGGTTSSSATPTASTTPTPTVAPRTVPSDAPGPSALRTCSIAGPASAAGLGNFEGYVMNASTGEMLFSKNGDTAAQTGSVMKTLTTATALAVLGGDHTIPTTVTDEGSGTIALVGHGDATLSAGGATVYPGAPTLAQLAQQVKTKLGDTAVSTIVTDDTYWNDADAWDPTWPVSERTIGYQPEVTALMVDGDRANPGAATSPRSEDPVGRAGAAFRTALANAGVVGAANAQIVKRATTSQSTIAQVSSQPVSTLIGQMIPNSDNTLAEMLARISSKESGSDGSAASLTGVYQKALASYGVDPAGIVIKDGSGESASNAVSPNFVAHLMVQVAAGAKGLGTLAQALPVSGQSGTLSSRFTGANAVARGKVHAKTGWIDSANTLGGYIDAADGTKLTFAFYAIGSSRAAALPALDAVTAAAYSCGNKLTNS; translated from the coding sequence ATGTCCGAGCACGAGTCCGTCCCCGACCGCCTCCGCGGCGTGTTCACCGCGATCCGCGGGTCGATCGCGCAGAAGCCCCTGCCGTGGGCGATCGGTGGCCTCGCCGCCGTCCTGGTGCTCGGCTCCGGCGGTGCCGTCGCGGTCGCCGCGGCGACCGCTCCGACCGGATCGGCGTCCAGGGCGCCGTCGGCCGGGGGGACGACGAGCAGCTCCGCGACGCCGACGGCGAGCACGACGCCGACCCCGACGGTGGCACCCCGTACGGTGCCGTCCGACGCCCCCGGGCCGTCTGCGCTCCGGACCTGCTCGATCGCCGGCCCGGCGTCCGCCGCCGGTCTCGGGAACTTCGAGGGCTACGTGATGAACGCCTCCACCGGGGAGATGCTCTTCTCCAAGAACGGCGACACCGCCGCGCAGACCGGCAGCGTCATGAAGACGCTCACGACCGCGACCGCGCTGGCCGTGCTCGGCGGCGACCACACGATCCCGACGACGGTCACCGACGAGGGCAGCGGCACGATCGCACTCGTCGGACACGGCGACGCGACGCTCTCGGCGGGCGGCGCGACGGTGTACCCGGGCGCCCCGACCCTGGCCCAGCTCGCGCAGCAGGTGAAGACGAAGCTCGGCGACACCGCGGTCTCGACGATCGTCACCGACGACACCTACTGGAACGACGCCGACGCCTGGGACCCGACGTGGCCCGTCAGCGAGCGGACGATCGGGTACCAGCCGGAGGTCACCGCGCTGATGGTCGACGGCGATCGCGCGAACCCGGGCGCCGCGACCTCGCCCCGCTCCGAGGACCCGGTCGGGCGTGCAGGTGCGGCGTTCCGGACGGCCCTGGCGAACGCCGGCGTCGTCGGTGCCGCGAACGCCCAGATCGTGAAGCGCGCGACCACCAGCCAGAGCACCATCGCGCAGGTGTCGTCGCAGCCGGTGTCGACCCTCATCGGCCAGATGATCCCGAACTCGGACAACACCCTCGCCGAGATGCTCGCGCGGATCTCGTCGAAGGAGTCCGGTTCAGACGGGTCTGCGGCGTCCCTGACCGGCGTCTACCAGAAGGCCCTCGCGTCGTACGGCGTCGACCCAGCCGGCATCGTCATCAAGGACGGCTCCGGCGAGAGCGCGTCGAACGCCGTCTCGCCGAACTTCGTGGCGCACCTGATGGTCCAGGTCGCGGCCGGGGCGAAGGGCCTGGGGACGCTCGCCCAGGCACTGCCGGTGTCCGGGCAGTCGGGCACGTTGTCCAGCCGCTTCACGGGGGCGAACGCCGTCGCGCGCGGCAAGGTGCACGCCAAGACCGGGTGGATCGACAGCGCGAACACGCTCGGCGGGTACATCGACGCGGCCGACGGGACGAAGCTGACGTTCGCGTTCTACGCCATCGGGTCCTCCCGCGCGGCCGCGCTGCCCGCCCTCGATGCGGTCACCGCTGCCGCCTACTCCTGCGGGAACAAGCTCACCAACTCATGA
- a CDS encoding Gfo/Idh/MocA family oxidoreductase: MTVRWGVIGTGGIARSFVGDCTAAGVEFVAVGSRTRASADAFAAEFDIPRAHGSYADLVADPDVDAVYVATPHSRHAEDALLAIDAGKHVLVEKAFTITAEQARRVVDAARREDVVVMEAMWTRFLPQMTMIRELIAEGRIGRPRFVEATHHQALPTDPHHRLRDPELGGGAILDLGVYPISFVVDVLGVPTDVVAAGTLSAEGVDTQMGIVTTHDGGAQSMVHFSLDVRTPNTASIIGDDGRIDIDATWYTPTTWRVRDRDGAVVEEYDSREELTGYAHEVRAFEAMIASGDHEGGAMDPEQTVAIMAVMDEARRQVGVRYAADGGSADGESADAESAAGLEAPPAVP; encoded by the coding sequence ATGACGGTTCGCTGGGGAGTCATCGGCACGGGCGGCATCGCCCGGTCATTCGTGGGCGACTGCACCGCTGCGGGGGTGGAGTTCGTCGCGGTCGGCAGCCGCACCCGGGCGAGCGCCGACGCGTTCGCGGCAGAGTTCGACATCCCGCGGGCCCACGGCAGCTACGCGGACCTGGTGGCCGATCCCGACGTCGACGCCGTGTACGTCGCGACACCGCACTCCCGCCACGCGGAAGACGCTCTGCTCGCGATCGACGCGGGCAAGCACGTCCTCGTCGAGAAGGCGTTCACGATCACCGCCGAGCAGGCGCGTCGCGTGGTCGATGCCGCTCGCCGGGAGGACGTCGTGGTCATGGAGGCCATGTGGACGCGCTTCCTGCCCCAGATGACCATGATCCGAGAGCTCATCGCGGAAGGACGGATCGGTCGCCCGCGGTTCGTGGAGGCCACGCACCACCAGGCCCTCCCGACGGATCCGCACCACCGGCTGCGCGACCCGGAGCTCGGGGGTGGCGCGATCCTCGACCTCGGCGTGTACCCGATCTCGTTCGTCGTGGACGTCCTCGGCGTCCCGACCGACGTCGTGGCGGCCGGCACGCTCAGCGCCGAGGGAGTGGACACACAGATGGGGATCGTGACGACCCACGACGGGGGAGCGCAGTCGATGGTGCACTTCTCGCTGGACGTCCGGACCCCGAACACCGCGTCGATCATCGGCGACGACGGGCGGATCGACATCGACGCCACCTGGTACACGCCGACGACGTGGCGGGTGCGCGACCGCGACGGAGCGGTCGTGGAGGAGTACGACTCGCGTGAGGAACTCACCGGCTACGCGCACGAGGTCCGCGCGTTCGAGGCGATGATCGCCTCCGGCGACCACGAGGGTGGCGCGATGGACCCGGAACAGACGGTCGCGATCATGGCGGTGATGGACGAGGCACGCAGGCAGGTCGGGGTCCGGTACGCGGCGGACGGCGGGTCGGCAGATGGCGAGTCGGCAGACGCCGAGTCGGCAGCAGGCCTGGAGGCTCCTCCCGCAGTTCCGTAG